A window of Bacteroidota bacterium genomic DNA:
CCCTTGCCACCATTGTCATAACACAGGTTGTTTTCGATCAGCGTCCGGTGCGGGAAAATAATGTTGAGTTCATCCCCCGTGGAATTCCGAAAGTCGTCGATCAGGATACCGTTGCCATCGCGCGTGATGCCGGCATTGGTTGGCACCACGTTCATGTTGCTGTAGCTACGATTGTTGCGCACGACCGCGTGGTATCCTGGTGCACTATCAACAGCGCGCGCCTGGTACAAAGAAATACCACTAGACTGGTTTGGGTTATAATTCGCGTTGTTGTACACCACGTTGTTTTCGATCAATACGTGGTCGAAGTGTGCAGCCTGAATGCCACTCCCGCCAAAGTTATAAATCTTGTTATTGAGCACATTGACATGGTGGTTGTCATAAACGGTAACACCGTTGCCATGCCGGCCAACGCCCGGGTTTGCGTCATAAATTTCAAAACCGTCAATCGTCAGGTAGTTGCCGGCTGCTTTGATACCATCAGCGTTGCCGGCGCCGTCAATCACCTGCACCTTAGCGCCCCATTTGTTTAAGGATTTGAGGGTGATATAGGCTTCGGGCGTACCCGAACGGGTGATGATTACGGGTCCTTCATAGATCCCGTCGAAAGCGACCACAACATCACCCGCAGCAACTTGCGTCACCGCGTAGGTCAGGGTTTTCCAGGGCTTTGTCGAGGTCCCGGATCCGCTATCGGTACCATCTGGACTCACGTAATACGTAGTGCCCTGCGCCACAGCAGCAGCGGATAAGCTACCATACAAAAAGAGCAGCAGGACGAACGATCTCAAAAAAAGACGAACAGAAATGTAATTCATAGTTGATATGGGCGTATATGAGCGGCGCACAACCATGCTCAAGCATCGTTCCAGACCGCTTAAATACGCTATTAAGAAAATGCGAAAGGTGAATCGCTGGATCGCAAGAAATGAGGGGCAAATCGCGAATGTCCAGGAAAACTTACTGCATACGGAGTATCCAGAATTTTAATTAGAACGGTGCTATAGAGTGGCTCGGGGGGAGGTGTGGTGTGCCAGGGAAAAGGCACAAACATGTTATACAGCAAATAAACGACCACAAGGATGTGGTTGCTGTCTGCCTGCTATACAGGTCCGGCAAGCGGATTGTTGCATTAAGAAAATAAGCAAGAAATGAAGCAGGGTGTGCCGGCTTTATGGCGACACACCCTGTGGGGCTAAACCTGAACAGTCTTGAGGTAATTAATACTACGACGGAGGCCTTCGAGCGGCTCCTGGGTCTCAATTTCGACGATAAAGGCTTGCTCGGCTAAGGGGCTCTTCATCGCTGCATTGATGCAAGCGTTCCAGTCTACAATACCTTCACCAAGCGGCACAATCTGTCCGATGCGCCCCTCCATGTTTGCACGCTGCATCGCCGGGTCAAAATCATGCATATGTAGTGATGCATAGCGGCCGGCATACTTTTCCAGGTAAAACGGCAGATCGAACCCATCTCGAATCGCTGCAAACTGAAATTGCATCACAATTCGGGGATCAAGTACGGCCATGATGTGCTCGTACTGCGGCTTGCCATCTTCCATGATGGGGGCGATGCGATGGTTGTGGTAGCCCAATTTTAGGCCCGCGGCTTCAACGATGTCGATCACGTTGTTACATTTTTCGCCCCAACGCTTAAAATCATCGATGGTGCCGTCATCTCCAATTCCTGAACCGGACATATAGAGGTATTTCAGTCCTAATGCCGCAGCATAATCAGCCGTTGCAGCCGGATCATCGTCGAGTACTTCGTGCGACTGGAAATGCGCCGACTCACAAACCATCCCGGTATCTTCGATCATCTTTTTCACATCAGCGGCCGGCAGATCCGTCAGCCCCCCAAAACCTACCTGGCTGTAATGGCTGCCACGCGGGGAGCACATCTCCACGCTATCGTATCCAAGTTCGTGGACTGTCCTGAGGGTGCCCTGGAAGTCTTCGCCAATTTCTTTGCGCATCCCGTAAGACTGGAATCCAATCGGGTGGCTAAATGCGGAGGATCCGGTGGTTGCTTCTGCAGATTGCGGGCCATCGTCCGCTGTGCAGCCATAGGCTGTGGCTGCAACGAGGCCGGCCATACTGGTGCCTAAAAACGAGCGTCTGTTGAGCATAAAGCTTGGTGGTATAGGTTTGTATAAAGGTGGGTTTACTCCTTCAATGTACAAAGTTAGACAAAGAATGGCCTATTTTGCGCCAATACGGCACCTTGCCCTAAAGATTCAGGACCCTTTTTGCGCCGGCACATCAGGATCAGGTGCAGTAACACGTAACAGCCAACGCGTGAGGGCTGGAGCCACTGCATTTGTCCAGTAATACAGCTTGAGCATGAATGGATATATAACCTGCCGACGAGGATGGTCTGCCAATTTTAGAAGCAACCGACTACATTCATCAACAGAGATGGTTCGGATCGTAGCGGCTATTCGGGGCATGCGATCTTCCACGCCAGTATTGTGCGTGAAATATTCCGAGTCGATTCGTCCCAATACAACATGGCAACTGCAAACGCCAGACCCGGCAAGATCCTGACTTAACGCTTCATGCAATCCCCGTAGCGCAAACCGGGACGCTGTGTACCCCACAGCAGAAGGCCACGGCATGTAACACGCCGGCGAATTCACATGAATGATCACACCTGATTTTCGCTGCAACATGGCTGCCATAAAGACCTGCGTAACGTTGTACGCAGCCAGATATGGTGCACCTATCATCTGATGTGCTTCGTCTGGCGATGTATCTTCAATTCGCTTCCATTGCCCCAATCCTGCGCAATTAATGATAACATCGGGGAGGCCTGTTTCATCTATCACCTGCTCCGCCATGTGTTGTACGGATGCGCCCGTTGATGCATCACAAGCAAACCAGGAAGCTGTTTCACCAATTTCGTTTGCAAGATCTGCCAGGCGCGCCTCATTACGGGCAACAAGGTTTACCCGGTATC
This region includes:
- a CDS encoding sugar phosphate isomerase/epimerase; its protein translation is MLNRRSFLGTSMAGLVAATAYGCTADDGPQSAEATTGSSAFSHPIGFQSYGMRKEIGEDFQGTLRTVHELGYDSVEMCSPRGSHYSQVGFGGLTDLPAADVKKMIEDTGMVCESAHFQSHEVLDDDPAATADYAAALGLKYLYMSGSGIGDDGTIDDFKRWGEKCNNVIDIVEAAGLKLGYHNHRIAPIMEDGKPQYEHIMAVLDPRIVMQFQFAAIRDGFDLPFYLEKYAGRYASLHMHDFDPAMQRANMEGRIGQIVPLGEGIVDWNACINAAMKSPLAEQAFIVEIETQEPLEGLRRSINYLKTVQV
- a CDS encoding SDR family oxidoreductase; translation: MQKSVLITGASSGVGAAAARLFARHGYRVNLVARNEARLADLANEIGETASWFACDASTGASVQHMAEQVIDETGLPDVIINCAGLGQWKRIEDTSPDEAHQMIGAPYLAAYNVTQVFMAAMLQRKSGVIIHVNSPACYMPWPSAVGYTASRFALRGLHEALSQDLAGSGVCSCHVVLGRIDSEYFTHNTGVEDRMPRIAATIRTISVDECSRLLLKLADHPRRQVIYPFMLKLYYWTNAVAPALTRWLLRVTAPDPDVPAQKGS